TTATATTCAACAAACATAATTATAAAGAATTATCAATTCGGAATGAAGCTCGCTGTTATGAAAACAGAGGGGGAAAATTTTTCTGACCTTTTTTAAGTTTGCTTGTACTTATAAATGTGAAAGAACACTGTATAAAAATTTGGAGGCGAGAAGTCGATGAGCGAGTTGGCTGTGTGGGTAAAGGACGATTTTGGCGAAGGGAAAATCGCGTGGGAGGACGCGGTGAAATATCATGGACGCCGGTATATTGCGGGAGTGGCCATAGGTTTTCAGTGTTTGAATCTGGCGTTTTCGGTGTTGTCTCCCGACGGTCCGGCGGACCGTGACCGGATCCGTTTTTTCAGCGGCATGGAAGGGCTTGGCGTAAGGGACGCGGTGGAAATGGTCACGCGCTGCGTTTCAGGCGGACGTTACTCCGTGGATACCGGCGTCGTGGAAGGAGATTCCGCCCCCAAAACGCCGGGGAGAGGCCGGTTTTATTTCGAGGTTTTCTGCGGGACCCGTATGCTGCGCGTGCGGCTGAAGCACGGCCTTGTCCCGGACGAGTTCGCGCCTCTGGCCCTGAAGGACGGCGCGGGCGTCATCACCCCGGAGGAGCTGAAGCGGCTGCAGGAAATAAAGGAAACCATCGCGGCGCACGTCATCGGGCACGACCCGAAGGAGATCTTCGATTACGAAGTGTGCTGAAAATAATGATAAAAATGATAAAAAGGAGAGTGTTGACTGTGAGAGTCATCAAACTTGGAATATGCGTCGCCGTGATGATCGTCTGTAAAACCGCTTTTGCCGCGCCCGTTTCGATTCTCGACCAGTATGGTCGGACGACCGAGCTGGCCAAACCCGCGGAAAAAATCGTTACCGTCCCCATTCCCGCGTCCAGTATGACGATTGCCCTGGATGGAAGCGAGTCGCGTCTGGTGGGCATGAATCCCTCCGCCAAACAGGCCCTTCAGGAGGGCATTTTGAGTAAATTTTTCCCCGGAGCGCTGAAAATCAACAGCGATATCGTGATGGGGGAGGGATTCGCTCCCAACGTGGAAACGCTTCTGACCCTTGAACCCGACGTCGTATTTCAGTGGGGCGACCGCGGCGACGACATCGTGAAGCCCATCGAAGCGGCGAAACTGCCCGTTGTCCTCCTGAAATATGGAACTCAGGAGGATTTGGAGACGTGGATCGGCATGTTCGGGACCGTTCTGGGCAAAAAAAATCGCGCCGACGAGATTCTGGCCTGGCATCGCGGTGAGCGTGCGGCACTGGACAGGGCCGTGGCGGCCATTCCACAGGAAAAACGCCCTAAAATTCTCTATCTTTATCGTTATGGGGACAGCATCAAAATTGGCGGCAAAAACAGCTATTTCGATTATTTCATTAAGATGGTGGGCGGCGTGAATCCCGCGGAAGAAGCGCCCAGTGAAAGCCAGATCAACGAGGAGCAGCTTCTGGAGTGGGACCCCGACATCATTTTGCTGAACGGGTTTCAGAGCGCGGTTTCGCCGAAGGACGTCTACGCCAACGGAAATTTCGCCGGAGTGAAGGCCGTAAAGGACCGGCGGGTCTACAAAATGCCTTTGGGCGGATACCGCTGGGATCCTCCCAATCAGGAGTCCCCTCTCATGTGGAAGTGGCTGGCCATGCTGGCGCACCCCGACGCGTTCAACTGGAATCTTCGGGAGGAGATTGCGAAAGCCTATGAATTTCTCTACAATCACGTCCCCACCGAGGAAGATATCGACGGTGTTCTGAGGATGACCATGAACGCCGACGCGGCGAACTACGGCCGGTTTGCGGCTTCAAAAGCGGCGAAATAACTTCGCGATGCGAAAATGCCTTCTTCTGGCGCTCTTTCTTCTGCTTTGGGGAGTGGGCGCTCTGTCCGTCGGGCGCTACTTCATTCCCTGCAAAAACGTGGGCGGCATTCTGCTGTCGCACTTCATGGCGCTGGACCCCTGGTGGACGGACATTCAGTATCGCGTGGTGGTTCTGATACGACTGCCCCGCGTTCTTGGCGCCGCTCTTTCGGGGGCGGCTCTGGCCATGTCCGGAGCCGCTCTGCAGGGGATACTGAAAAATCCCCTGGTCAGTTCGCAGGTCATTGGCGTTTCGTCCGGAGCGGCTTTTGGCGGAGTCATCGCGATTTTGCTGTTTGAAAACGCTTTTGCGACGATGGGCTGCGCCTATCTTGGAGGCCTGCTGTCGCTGGTCATGGTCTGGTGTCTCTGCAACCGGGGCCGAACCACTTCCCCTCTGAGCCTTGTTTTGGGAGGAATTATCATCAATGCCTTCTTCACGGCGCTGATTTCTCTGATCGAGTACGTCGCCGACCCCTACGACAAACTTCCCGCCATCGTCGTGTGGCTGATGGGAAGCTTCGCCTCGGCCTCCTGGGACAAACTTTTACACTCCGCGCCCATCCTGATGCTGGCGGGGCTGCTGCTGCATCTTTTGCGCTTTCGCGTCAGCGTGCTCTCTCTTGGCGGCGAAGAGGCGCAGGCGCTGGGAATTGATCCGCAGCGTTCTCGGTGGCTGGTGATGGGCGTCGTGGCCCTTGTGGCTTCGGCGACGGTGGCTCTGGCGGGGGTTGTGGGCTGGGTCGGCCTGGTGACGCCGCATTTCGCTCGAATGTTCGTGGGCAGCGACCACAGGCGTCTCATTCCTCTGTCGGGGGTGCTGGGCGCCGTTTACACGGTTCTGATCGACACCCTGGCCCGTACTCTCGTGGAGGTGGAAATTCCCATGGGCATTCTCACCGCTCTTGTGGGAACGCCGCTGTTTGCCGCTTTGATGTACCGGCTGATGAAAGGAGAAGAAGAGCGATGACCGAAAAAAAGGAGAACACGATTTTTCAGGCGGAGGGACTGGGGTTTCGTTACGGCCTCCGAAGCGGGTGGATTCTTCGGAATTTTTCCTGCTCTCTGGCAGGGGGGGAAATTCTTGCCGTTCTGGGGCCCAACGGATGCGGTAAAACGACGCTGCTGAAGCTGCTGTTGGGGATTTTGAAGCCCGTCGAAGGGAAGTTCCGCCGCGTGGGAACTCCGGGCTATGTTCCCCAGATTTCGATTCCCGCTTTCAATTACAGTGTTCTGGAGATGACGGTCATGGGGCGCGCGTCGAAGATCGGCCTCTTCTCCGTCCCGGACAGGCGGGATTATCAGTGTGCTCAGGAAGCTCTGGCGCGCCTCGGTATCGCCGACCTCGCCCAACGGGGCTGCATGAGCCTCAGCGGCGGACAGCGGCAGCTGGTCATGATCGCCCGGGCGCTGGTCTCGAATCCCTCCTGTCTCGTGCTGGACGAACCGACCTCCGCGCTGGATTTCAAAAATCAGGATGTTATTCTGAAAACGCTGAAACAACTGGCAGATGAAGGGCTGGCGGTGGTCATGACGACCCATTCGCCTCAGCATGCCCTCCACATCGCTACCCGTGCGCTGGTTATAGAATCGGACGCGCGTTATCTTTATGGTCCGGTCTCCGACGTGATGGCCAGCGAAAACCTGAACCGCCTTTACGGACTGGAGCTGAAAACCCTCCATTTCCA
This DNA window, taken from Synergistaceae bacterium, encodes the following:
- a CDS encoding ABC transporter substrate-binding protein, translating into MRVIKLGICVAVMIVCKTAFAAPVSILDQYGRTTELAKPAEKIVTVPIPASSMTIALDGSESRLVGMNPSAKQALQEGILSKFFPGALKINSDIVMGEGFAPNVETLLTLEPDVVFQWGDRGDDIVKPIEAAKLPVVLLKYGTQEDLETWIGMFGTVLGKKNRADEILAWHRGERAALDRAVAAIPQEKRPKILYLYRYGDSIKIGGKNSYFDYFIKMVGGVNPAEEAPSESQINEEQLLEWDPDIILLNGFQSAVSPKDVYANGNFAGVKAVKDRRVYKMPLGGYRWDPPNQESPLMWKWLAMLAHPDAFNWNLREEIAKAYEFLYNHVPTEEDIDGVLRMTMNADAANYGRFAASKAAK
- a CDS encoding ABC transporter ATP-binding protein, with translation MTEKKENTIFQAEGLGFRYGLRSGWILRNFSCSLAGGEILAVLGPNGCGKTTLLKLLLGILKPVEGKFRRVGTPGYVPQISIPAFNYSVLEMTVMGRASKIGLFSVPDRRDYQCAQEALARLGIADLAQRGCMSLSGGQRQLVMIARALVSNPSCLVLDEPTSALDFKNQDVILKTLKQLADEGLAVVMTTHSPQHALHIATRALVIESDARYLYGPVSDVMASENLNRLYGLELKTLHF
- a CDS encoding iron ABC transporter permease, which produces MRKCLLLALFLLLWGVGALSVGRYFIPCKNVGGILLSHFMALDPWWTDIQYRVVVLIRLPRVLGAALSGAALAMSGAALQGILKNPLVSSQVIGVSSGAAFGGVIAILLFENAFATMGCAYLGGLLSLVMVWCLCNRGRTTSPLSLVLGGIIINAFFTALISLIEYVADPYDKLPAIVVWLMGSFASASWDKLLHSAPILMLAGLLLHLLRFRVSVLSLGGEEAQALGIDPQRSRWLVMGVVALVASATVALAGVVGWVGLVTPHFARMFVGSDHRRLIPLSGVLGAVYTVLIDTLARTLVEVEIPMGILTALVGTPLFAALMYRLMKGEEER